The following proteins are co-located in the Camelus bactrianus isolate YW-2024 breed Bactrian camel chromosome 30, ASM4877302v1, whole genome shotgun sequence genome:
- the PMAIP1 gene encoding phorbol-12-myristate-13-acetate-induced protein 1 translates to MPGKRARKSAQPSPTRVPADPEAECAIQLRRIGDKLNFRQKLLNLISKLFRSGT, encoded by the exons ATGCCTGGAAAGAGGGCTCGTAAGAGCGCGCAGCCGAGCCCTACGCGGGTCCCGGCAG ATCCTGAAGCTGAGTGCGCCATTCAGCTTAGGAGAATTGGAGACAAACTGAATTTCCGGCAGAAACTTCTGAATCTGATATCCAAACTCTTCCGCTCAGGAACATGA